The Staphylococcus carnosus genome has a segment encoding these proteins:
- a CDS encoding ROK family glucokinase yields the protein MKNLILAADVGGTTCKLGIFDNHLDRLAKWSIQTDVSDPTGVVLLKTIYSAFVQKLNELNLKMEDVIGLGVGVPGPVDFETGIVHGAVNLNWPGDVNIREILSQFVNFPIYVDNDANAAALGEKHKGAGHNADDVVAITLGTGVGGGIISNGKLVHGHNGSGAEIGHFRVDFDQRFACNCGKYGCLETVASATGVVNLVKFYHPKLTIKSSILELIKEDRVTAKDVFDASKKGDLFCLFITERVANYIAYACSIISVMSNPKYIILGGGMSEAGDILIENIKTEYRNLTFTPAQNGTEIVKAQLGNDAGIAGAAGLIKTYVIDEERVE from the coding sequence ATGAAAAATTTAATATTGGCAGCTGATGTTGGCGGGACAACATGTAAATTAGGAATATTTGATAATCATCTAGATAGACTAGCAAAGTGGTCAATACAAACAGATGTCAGTGATCCGACAGGCGTTGTATTACTCAAAACAATTTATAGTGCTTTTGTTCAAAAATTAAATGAACTTAACCTTAAAATGGAAGATGTGATTGGGCTAGGCGTAGGTGTACCAGGCCCTGTTGATTTTGAGACTGGTATAGTTCACGGAGCAGTAAATTTAAATTGGCCGGGAGACGTTAATATTAGAGAGATTTTATCACAATTTGTTAATTTTCCGATTTACGTTGATAATGATGCTAACGCAGCAGCATTAGGTGAAAAACATAAAGGCGCTGGCCACAATGCTGATGATGTTGTTGCTATTACACTTGGTACAGGTGTAGGTGGTGGTATAATTTCAAATGGGAAATTAGTGCATGGACATAACGGTTCTGGTGCAGAAATTGGACATTTCCGTGTAGATTTTGATCAAAGATTTGCTTGTAATTGTGGAAAATACGGTTGTTTAGAAACTGTTGCATCTGCAACAGGTGTTGTTAATTTAGTGAAATTTTATCATCCTAAACTAACTATTAAATCTTCAATTTTAGAACTTATTAAAGAAGATCGTGTTACAGCTAAAGATGTGTTTGATGCTTCGAAAAAGGGAGACTTATTCTGTTTATTTATAACTGAAAGAGTTGCTAACTATATTGCGTATGCTTGTAGCATCATCAGTGTTATGAGTAACCCAAAATATATTATTTTAGGTGGCGGTATGTCTGAAGCAGGAGACATCTTAATTGAAAATATTAAAACAGAATACCGTAACCTTACATTCACCCCAGCTCAAAATGGAACAGAAATTGTTAAAGCCCAACTTGGTAATGATGCTGGAATTGCAGGGGCAGCTGGTTTAATTAAAACATATGTAATTGACGAGGAGCGTGTTGAATAA
- a CDS encoding MTH1187 family thiamine-binding protein, with translation MAIVDVVVIPVGTEGPSVSKYIAEIQTKLKEFKEKGLIDYQLTPMNTLIEGDLKDLFTVVQAIHELPFNKGVDRVCTNIRIDDRRDKSRKMNDKLTSVQNQLNKMSGEK, from the coding sequence ATGGCAATAGTAGATGTTGTAGTCATACCAGTAGGTACAGAAGGACCAAGCGTGAGTAAATATATTGCAGAAATTCAAACAAAATTGAAAGAGTTCAAAGAAAAAGGTTTAATTGATTATCAATTAACGCCAATGAATACATTAATTGAAGGCGACTTAAAAGATTTGTTTACCGTTGTACAAGCCATTCATGAATTACCTTTTAATAAAGGTGTAGACCGGGTATGTACTAATATAAGAATTGATGACCGTCGTGATAAATCACGTAAAATGAATGACAAATTAACATCAGTTCAAAATCAATTAAATAAAATGAGTGGTGAAAAATAA
- a CDS encoding MBL fold metallo-hydrolase, which translates to MRISSLTLGIADTNTYFIEDENNVLLVDPSSDGNKIIQKLNEINKPLKAIILTHAHFDHIGALDEVLEKFDVPVYLHSEEFDFFQDPSKNGSAKFKQYGFKPVISKAQPLSLDEGPNKIGGFEIDVLHTPGHSPGSLTYVFNDFAVVGDTLFNNGIGRTDLYRGDYETLVDSIQDKIFEIDGDLPLYPGHGPSTTVNNEQMNPYLHG; encoded by the coding sequence ATGCGTATTTCTTCATTGACACTAGGTATTGCAGATACAAATACCTATTTTATTGAAGATGAAAATAATGTTTTACTGGTTGACCCTTCAAGTGATGGAAATAAAATTATTCAAAAATTAAATGAAATTAACAAACCATTAAAAGCTATTATTTTAACACATGCACATTTTGATCATATTGGTGCTTTAGATGAAGTTTTAGAAAAATTTGATGTACCTGTTTACCTTCACTCAGAGGAATTTGATTTTTTCCAAGACCCTAGTAAAAATGGTTCAGCAAAATTTAAACAATATGGATTTAAACCTGTGATAAGTAAAGCTCAACCTCTATCATTAGATGAAGGACCGAATAAAATTGGCGGATTTGAAATTGACGTACTGCATACTCCTGGTCATTCACCAGGAAGTTTGACCTATGTATTTAATGATTTTGCTGTAGTAGGGGATACCTTATTTAACAATGGTATAGGACGTACAGATTTATACCGTGGTGACTATGAAACTTTAGTAGATTCAATTCAAGACAAAATATTTGAGATTGATGGCGATTTGCCATTATATCCTGGACATGGGCCATCTACTACTGTAAATAACGAACAAATGAATCCATATCTTCACGGATAA
- the comGA gene encoding competence type IV pilus ATPase ComGA, producing the protein MKRLLDTILTDAISKNVSDIHFIPIEKEVIIKFRIHDDLINYDNIEILTYSKLLTFMKFQAGLDVSNYHQAQSGQTTFKHQKLYNLRVSTLPLSLGIESCVIRLSPQYFYQDTDRDGPKHFYHLMNKKQGLILFTGPTGSGKSTMMYEMVSFALKNLHLNIITVEDPVEKRIAGITQISVNEKAGIDYENSFKAILRCDPDIILIGEIRDAQIAKCVIQASLSGHLVLSTLHSNDCEGALLRLLEMGISPQEAQQSIALISNQRLVTNQHGSRELAYETMYQSDIQYFFKHNHTMPKHFMKLSKVLTQMSEEGVICEEVLKKYT; encoded by the coding sequence ATGAAAAGACTTTTAGATACAATTCTCACAGATGCAATTTCGAAAAATGTATCTGATATCCATTTTATTCCAATTGAAAAAGAAGTTATAATCAAGTTCAGAATTCACGATGATTTAATTAATTATGACAATATCGAAATTCTGACTTATTCAAAGTTACTTACGTTTATGAAATTTCAAGCAGGGCTCGATGTATCTAATTATCATCAAGCACAAAGTGGTCAGACAACTTTCAAGCATCAAAAACTATATAATTTACGTGTTTCTACTTTACCGTTATCCTTAGGGATTGAGAGTTGTGTAATACGACTTTCACCCCAGTATTTTTATCAAGATACCGATCGTGATGGTCCTAAACACTTCTATCATTTAATGAATAAAAAGCAAGGACTTATTTTATTCACGGGACCAACCGGTTCTGGAAAAAGTACTATGATGTATGAAATGGTTTCTTTTGCTTTAAAAAATTTGCATCTAAATATTATTACTGTTGAAGACCCAGTTGAGAAAAGAATTGCTGGCATTACTCAAATTTCAGTAAATGAGAAAGCAGGTATAGATTATGAAAATTCATTTAAAGCTATATTACGCTGTGATCCCGATATTATACTTATTGGGGAGATAAGAGATGCTCAAATCGCAAAATGTGTTATTCAAGCATCTCTAAGCGGACATCTAGTGCTTTCCACTTTGCATTCAAATGATTGCGAAGGAGCATTATTACGACTCTTGGAAATGGGTATATCTCCACAAGAAGCACAACAATCCATTGCTCTAATTTCAAATCAACGTCTAGTAACTAATCAACATGGAAGTAGAGAACTAGCTTATGAAACGATGTATCAATCTGATATTCAATACTTCTTCAAACATAACCATACAATGCCTAAACATTTTATGAAATTAAGCAAAGTACTAACTCAAATGAGTGAAGAAGGTGTTATATGTGAAGAAGTACTTAAAAAATATACATAA
- the comGB gene encoding competence type IV pilus assembly protein ComGB, whose protein sequence is MKKYLKNIHNFSLLPNKKLSAKEQLTLLYRLNILLNHGFTLIECFTFLNMHIQYKQKDTSKEIIQLLNQGATCYSILNYLKFPQTIIVQIYFSEKYGVLTENLNDGFHFLKRKIEKKQKFIKTIQYPLILVMIFMTMLFGINHFILPEFQQIYTTMDIQLSPTLKFLNDFIQHFPQIILISFTICSLFLIIIYAIYYKLSISQRLKFILKVPMINTYFKLFKTYQIANEFSLFFQNGIMLQQISKIYINQSVDPFLKYIGEFTIQNIENGLSLPEIFKKIGCFQNELIQFIEQGEKSGNLEIELNIYAQILLSQIEAKMNKQIKLIQPIIFLLLGLLIVSLYLIIMLPMFDMMQSIK, encoded by the coding sequence GTGAAGAAGTACTTAAAAAATATACATAACTTTTCTCTATTACCTAATAAAAAGTTAAGCGCAAAGGAACAACTTACGTTATTATATCGCTTAAATATTTTATTGAATCATGGATTTACTTTGATTGAATGTTTTACATTCTTAAATATGCACATACAATACAAACAAAAAGATACAAGTAAAGAAATTATCCAACTTCTTAATCAAGGTGCTACATGTTACTCTATACTCAACTATTTAAAATTTCCTCAAACAATTATCGTACAAATTTATTTTTCAGAAAAATATGGAGTACTAACAGAAAATTTAAATGATGGATTTCATTTTTTAAAAAGAAAAATTGAAAAAAAACAAAAGTTTATTAAAACAATTCAGTACCCATTGATTTTAGTTATGATTTTCATGACTATGTTATTCGGTATTAATCATTTTATACTCCCCGAATTCCAACAAATTTATACCACAATGGATATTCAACTTTCTCCTACCTTAAAATTTTTAAATGATTTTATTCAGCACTTTCCACAAATCATTTTAATATCATTTACTATTTGCTCTTTGTTTTTAATAATTATATATGCAATTTACTACAAACTTTCAATAAGCCAGAGACTAAAATTCATATTAAAAGTACCTATGATAAATACGTATTTCAAGTTATTCAAGACATATCAAATTGCTAATGAATTTTCATTGTTTTTTCAAAATGGTATTATGCTACAGCAAATTTCAAAAATTTATATCAATCAAAGTGTTGATCCTTTTCTTAAATATATAGGTGAATTCACAATTCAAAATATAGAAAATGGATTGAGTCTGCCAGAAATTTTTAAAAAGATAGGCTGTTTTCAAAACGAGCTTATTCAATTCATTGAGCAAGGTGAAAAAAGCGGAAACCTTGAAATAGAACTAAATATTTATGCCCAGATTTTATTAAGTCAAATTGAAGCTAAAATGAATAAACAAATCAAGTTAATTCAACCAATAATATTTTTATTATTAGGATTGCTTATTGTTTCCCTTTATCTAATTATTATGTTGCCTATGTTCGATATGATGCAATCCATTAAATAA
- the comGC gene encoding competence type IV pilus major pilin ComGC translates to MKRYYFKLKNKNLKAFTLLEMLLVLLVISVLLILIIPNIAKQSEHVQATGCEAQQKMVNSQIEAYSLKNNRKPDSIDELVTQGYLKEAQKKCKSGESITIKNGEASIS, encoded by the coding sequence ATGAAAAGATATTACTTTAAATTGAAAAATAAAAACTTAAAAGCTTTTACATTGTTAGAAATGCTGCTTGTATTATTGGTTATTAGTGTATTATTAATTTTAATTATACCGAATATCGCTAAACAATCTGAACATGTCCAGGCTACAGGTTGTGAGGCACAACAAAAAATGGTGAATAGTCAAATAGAAGCTTATTCACTTAAAAATAATAGAAAACCTGATAGTATTGATGAACTTGTTACACAAGGATATTTAAAAGAAGCTCAAAAGAAGTGTAAATCAGGAGAAAGTATAACAATAAAAAATGGTGAAGCATCAATTAGCTAG
- a CDS encoding prepilin-type cleavage/methylation domain-containing protein, with protein MLETLLVLSLISLFTLLSISSLNGSQYYDIHSESKAKHLVSQIVYLKSKAIKDQNSITLLFNRGSNEVKVVEDRKNVTIIRLENGIIKDNHNMNIVTINKDGQLNRFGSIYIKFDQTLFRFIFHIEKGSLRIEKQKD; from the coding sequence ATGTTAGAAACTTTATTGGTACTTTCTTTGATAAGCTTATTTACTCTATTAAGCATATCATCTCTTAATGGTTCTCAATATTATGATATACACAGTGAGTCAAAAGCGAAGCATCTCGTTTCACAAATTGTTTATTTAAAATCAAAGGCAATTAAGGATCAAAATAGTATTACACTTTTATTTAATCGTGGAAGCAATGAAGTTAAGGTGGTTGAAGATAGAAAAAATGTTACTATTATTCGATTAGAAAATGGAATAATAAAAGATAATCATAATATGAATATTGTTACCATCAATAAAGATGGACAACTAAATCGTTTTGGTTCTATCTATATTAAATTCGATCAAACATTATTCCGATTTATTTTTCATATCGAAAAAGGGAGTTTACGGATTGAAAAGCAAAAAGATTAA
- the comGF gene encoding competence type IV pilus minor pilin ComGF gives MKKELKKVIAYKNNNFKAFTLIEMLFSFSIFCLLLSLIPPLFQTVNLLSKQVNDASPINFEFFAQDITREFNGIPLKNITVQSNHLIVENENEITNYTFTKEKIYKTVNGKGNITLLQNIKYFKIKKINNKYITVDIVLIEDNQEYHKTLII, from the coding sequence TTGAAAAAAGAACTAAAAAAAGTCATTGCATACAAAAACAATAATTTCAAAGCCTTCACGTTAATAGAAATGTTATTTTCTTTTAGTATATTCTGCTTATTACTCAGTTTGATACCCCCTCTATTTCAAACAGTAAATTTACTGAGTAAACAAGTAAATGATGCTTCACCCATAAATTTTGAATTTTTTGCTCAAGATATTACGAGAGAATTTAATGGAATCCCTTTAAAAAATATTACTGTGCAGAGCAATCATCTTATTGTTGAAAACGAAAATGAAATAACTAACTATACTTTTACAAAAGAAAAAATATATAAAACTGTTAATGGTAAAGGAAATATAACTTTACTTCAAAATATTAAATACTTTAAAATCAAAAAAATTAACAATAAATACATTACGGTGGATATAGTTTTAATTGAAGACAATCAAGAATATCACAAAACGCTCATTATTTAG
- a CDS encoding shikimate kinase: MKKQIQKNEPLILIGFMGTGKSTLGEYIAFHENKTFADLDKVIEETVGKSIPSIFKDHGESKFRELEGEFLCESLEKYDIISTGGGIVESTSAMNTLSNLNNIIWLDTDIEIIYNRIKNDSNRPNASNKAFDDLKRLYLSRLSRYNEIAFSRIDTNIDIDILYQNLMNILNANDQYWRA, encoded by the coding sequence ATGAAAAAACAAATCCAAAAGAATGAACCGCTTATTCTTATAGGTTTTATGGGAACTGGAAAATCAACATTAGGCGAATATATTGCTTTTCATGAGAATAAAACTTTTGCAGACCTAGATAAGGTTATTGAAGAAACCGTTGGAAAAAGCATTCCATCAATATTTAAAGACCATGGTGAAAGTAAATTTCGTGAATTAGAAGGTGAATTTTTATGCGAATCATTAGAAAAATACGATATAATATCAACAGGTGGCGGCATTGTTGAAAGTACTTCTGCTATGAATACTTTATCTAATTTAAATAATATTATTTGGTTAGATACAGATATCGAAATTATTTATAATCGAATTAAAAATGATAGCAATCGACCAAACGCTTCAAATAAAGCATTTGATGATTTAAAAAGGTTGTATTTATCAAGACTTTCACGATATAATGAAATCGCATTCAGTAGAATAGATACAAATATCGATATTGATATTTTGTATCAAAATCTGATGAATATTTTAAATGCGAATGATCAGTATTGGAGAGCATAG
- the gcvT gene encoding glycine cleavage system aminomethyltransferase GcvT, translating to MSNDLKKTPLYDRFVESNAKIVEFGGWAMPVQFSSIKEEHNAVREVMGIFDVSHMGEVLIEGKDASDFIQYILSNDTDQLTDNKAQYTALCNDKGGIIDDLITYKLDNQKYLLVVNAANTEKDYNWINSHSENFDVKVENVSDQYGQLAVQGPEARDYVGSLVDVDVSEMKPFDFKKDVTIFGKNIILSQSGYTGEDGFEIYCNSDDVVDIWDGLLENENLVPAGLGARDTLRLEAGLPLHGQDLSEDITPYEGGIAFAAKPLIEADFIGKEVLKEQKENGSAERTIGLEMLDKGIPRTGYDVLDLDGNKIGVVTSGTQSPATGKGIALAIINRDEFEMGREVLVQIRKRQVKAKIVKKNQISK from the coding sequence ATGTCAAATGATTTAAAAAAGACACCACTTTATGATCGCTTCGTTGAAAGCAATGCTAAAATTGTTGAATTCGGCGGATGGGCAATGCCAGTTCAATTTTCAAGTATCAAAGAAGAACATAACGCAGTTAGGGAAGTTATGGGAATCTTTGATGTTAGTCATATGGGCGAAGTTTTAATTGAAGGTAAAGACGCTTCTGATTTCATTCAATACATTCTTTCAAATGATACAGATCAACTTACTGATAATAAAGCTCAATATACTGCTTTATGTAATGACAAAGGTGGTATTATTGATGATTTGATTACTTATAAATTAGATAATCAAAAATATTTATTAGTAGTTAATGCAGCTAATACAGAAAAAGACTATAACTGGATTAATTCACATTCAGAAAATTTTGATGTGAAAGTTGAAAATGTATCAGATCAATACGGTCAATTAGCTGTTCAAGGACCTGAAGCACGCGACTATGTGGGCAGTTTAGTTGATGTGGATGTCTCTGAAATGAAACCTTTTGATTTCAAAAAAGACGTTACAATTTTCGGTAAGAATATCATTTTATCTCAATCAGGTTATACTGGCGAAGATGGTTTTGAAATCTATTGTAATTCTGATGATGTCGTTGATATTTGGGATGGTTTATTAGAGAATGAAAATCTTGTACCTGCTGGTTTAGGTGCTCGAGATACATTACGTTTAGAAGCAGGCCTTCCTTTACATGGTCAGGATTTATCAGAGGATATTACACCATATGAGGGTGGAATTGCATTTGCAGCAAAACCGTTAATCGAAGCTGATTTCATTGGTAAAGAAGTTTTAAAAGAACAAAAAGAAAACGGATCAGCAGAACGTACAATCGGATTAGAAATGCTAGATAAAGGTATCCCAAGAACTGGATATGATGTTTTAGATTTAGATGGAAATAAAATAGGTGTTGTAACATCAGGAACACAGTCTCCTGCGACTGGAAAAGGTATTGCCTTGGCAATCATTAATCGCGATGAATTTGAAATGGGTCGAGAAGTACTTGTTCAAATCAGAAAGAGACAAGTTAAAGCTAAGATAGTTAAAAAAAATCAAATTAGTAAATAA
- the gcvPA gene encoding aminomethyl-transferring glycine dehydrogenase subunit GcvPA — MSHRYIPLTEKDKQEMLETIGANSIEELFGDVPKEILLDRELDIPNGEDETTLLKRLSRIAKKNITKEDYTSFLGAGVYDHYTPAVVDAMISRSEFYTAYTPYQPEISQGELQAIFEFQTLICELTGMDVANSSMYDGITAFAEACILAFSQTKKNKIVVSKGLHYQALQVLHTYSKIRNDYEIVEVDLDGTVTDLEKLEDAIDDETAAVAVQYPNFYGSIEDLEKIKSLIKNKKTLFIVYTNPLSLGLLTPPGDFGADIVVGDTQPFGIPAQFGGPHCGFFATTKKLMRKVPGRLVGQTEDDHGNRGFVLTLQAREQHIRRDKATSNICSNQALNALASSIAMSALGKQGLQDIAVQNFENANYAKNQFKDAGIEVLPGTSFNEFVIKLDKPVKEVNDKLLEEGIIGGFDLSEVNEEFGQAMLIAVTELRTKDEIDTFVKKVGEING, encoded by the coding sequence GTGAGTCATCGATATATACCGTTAACTGAAAAAGATAAACAAGAAATGTTGGAAACAATTGGAGCTAACTCCATAGAAGAACTATTTGGAGATGTACCAAAAGAAATTCTGCTTGACAGAGAGTTAGATATTCCGAATGGGGAAGATGAAACAACTCTATTAAAGAGATTAAGCCGTATTGCGAAAAAAAATATTACAAAAGAAGATTATACTTCATTTTTAGGAGCAGGTGTTTATGATCACTATACACCAGCAGTAGTGGACGCAATGATTTCTCGTTCAGAGTTTTATACTGCATATACGCCTTATCAACCAGAAATTTCTCAAGGCGAACTGCAAGCTATTTTTGAGTTTCAAACTTTAATTTGCGAACTTACTGGTATGGATGTAGCAAACTCTTCCATGTATGATGGAATAACTGCTTTTGCTGAAGCTTGTATTTTAGCTTTCAGCCAAACTAAAAAGAACAAAATAGTTGTATCAAAAGGCTTACATTACCAAGCATTACAAGTTCTACATACGTATTCAAAAATCAGAAATGATTATGAAATTGTAGAAGTTGATTTAGATGGAACGGTTACTGATTTAGAGAAATTAGAGGATGCAATTGATGATGAAACAGCTGCAGTTGCTGTACAATACCCTAATTTTTATGGTTCCATAGAAGATTTAGAAAAAATCAAATCATTAATCAAAAATAAAAAGACATTATTTATTGTATATACAAATCCACTTTCACTTGGATTATTAACACCTCCAGGAGACTTTGGCGCTGATATCGTAGTTGGGGACACACAACCATTTGGAATCCCTGCACAATTTGGCGGACCACATTGTGGATTTTTTGCTACAACTAAAAAATTAATGCGTAAAGTACCAGGGCGTTTAGTGGGACAAACTGAAGACGATCATGGAAATCGTGGCTTTGTTTTAACTTTACAAGCAAGAGAACAACATATCCGTCGTGATAAAGCAACTTCTAATATTTGTTCTAACCAGGCTCTTAATGCACTTGCTTCTTCTATTGCAATGTCAGCACTTGGTAAACAAGGCCTTCAAGACATTGCTGTACAAAACTTTGAAAATGCCAATTATGCAAAAAATCAATTTAAAGATGCAGGAATTGAAGTATTACCAGGTACATCTTTCAATGAATTTGTCATTAAACTTGATAAACCAGTCAAAGAAGTAAACGATAAATTATTAGAAGAAGGTATTATTGGCGGTTTTGATTTAAGTGAAGTAAATGAAGAATTTGGCCAAGCAATGTTAATTGCTGTAACTGAATTAAGAACAAAAGATGAAATTGATACTTTTGTAAAGAAAGTAGGTGAAATTAATGGTTAG
- a CDS encoding rhodanese-like domain-containing protein, producing the protein MSNFWFIILAVLIIIALYMLIQFFINRRAVTELNQDEFHNGLRKAQVIDVREKVDYDYGHIIGARNIPMTLFSQRYKGLRKDQPVYLVDANGVASYRAARILKKNGYTDIYMLKGGYKKWTGKVKAKK; encoded by the coding sequence ATGAGTAACTTTTGGTTTATCATTTTAGCTGTTTTAATTATTATCGCTTTATATATGTTAATCCAGTTTTTTATCAACCGAAGAGCTGTTACTGAATTGAATCAGGATGAATTTCATAATGGACTACGTAAAGCTCAAGTTATTGATGTAAGAGAAAAAGTTGATTATGATTATGGTCATATTATTGGAGCTAGAAATATTCCAATGACCTTGTTTAGCCAGCGATACAAAGGTTTGCGAAAAGATCAACCGGTTTATCTAGTTGATGCTAACGGTGTTGCAAGCTATCGAGCTGCTCGAATTTTAAAGAAAAATGGATATACAGATATCTATATGCTTAAAGGCGGCTACAAAAAATGGACTGGTAAAGTTAAAGCAAAAAAATAA
- a CDS encoding biotin/lipoate A/B protein ligase family protein: MTETWNFINSGSHDPYYNMAMDEALLNFVSRGEIDPVIRFYTWNPATLSIGYFQRLKREIDIDKVKEKGYGLVRRQTGGRGVLHDKELTYSVIVPESHPNMPKTVTEAYRVISQGLLEGFKELGFETYFAIPRSKEEREKLKQPRSSVCFDAPSWYELVVEGRKIAGSAQTRQKGVILQHGSILKDIDVDDLFDMFIFKNERLKDKMKTAFIDKAVAINDISNSEITLTQMEKAFEKGFQKGLNINFKPLVLTEDQKAEIKELEEKYKSDEWTYRK; encoded by the coding sequence TTGACAGAGACATGGAATTTTATAAATTCAGGCAGCCATGATCCATATTATAATATGGCAATGGACGAAGCATTACTTAATTTCGTTTCACGAGGTGAAATCGATCCTGTAATTCGATTTTACACTTGGAATCCAGCAACATTATCAATTGGTTATTTCCAAAGATTAAAAAGGGAAATAGATATTGATAAAGTAAAAGAAAAAGGCTATGGACTTGTAAGAAGACAAACAGGGGGAAGAGGCGTTCTACATGATAAAGAGCTGACATATAGTGTAATAGTTCCAGAATCTCATCCAAATATGCCTAAAACAGTAACTGAAGCATATAGAGTTATTTCGCAAGGCTTGCTGGAAGGCTTTAAAGAACTTGGCTTCGAAACTTATTTCGCTATTCCAAGAAGTAAAGAAGAACGAGAAAAGTTAAAACAGCCACGTAGCTCTGTTTGTTTTGATGCACCTAGTTGGTATGAGCTGGTCGTGGAAGGGCGAAAAATAGCTGGAAGCGCTCAAACAAGACAAAAAGGAGTTATTTTGCAGCATGGTTCTATATTAAAAGATATAGATGTTGACGACTTGTTTGATATGTTTATTTTTAAAAATGAACGCTTAAAAGATAAAATGAAAACAGCTTTCATTGATAAAGCTGTTGCGATTAATGACATTTCAAACTCAGAAATCACTTTAACACAAATGGAAAAAGCATTTGAAAAAGGGTTCCAAAAAGGATTAAATATCAATTTTAAACCGTTAGTATTAACAGAAGACCAAAAGGCTGAAATAAAAGAATTAGAAGAAAAATACAAATCAGATGAATGGACATATAGAAAGTAA
- a CDS encoding SA1362 family protein, whose protein sequence is MKKILFYVILLIALIGLIINLDAILFSLVRMIISLAILAGIAYLVYFFFFLTEDQRKYKKARWKYKWRNR, encoded by the coding sequence ATTAAAAAAATATTATTTTACGTGATTTTGCTAATCGCATTGATTGGATTGATTATAAACTTAGATGCAATTTTGTTTTCATTAGTAAGAATGATAATTAGCTTAGCAATATTAGCAGGCATTGCATATTTAGTATATTTCTTTTTCTTTTTAACTGAAGATCAAAGAAAGTATAAAAAAGCACGATGGAAATATAAATGGCGTAATAGATAA